CGCCCGCTGCCTGGGCGCCGTCGCCGGCCCCGAGGACCGCCCCGAGCTGCTGCGCGCCGCGCACAGCGCCCCGGACGCGGCGCGCGCCGCCGTGCTCCACCACCTCGCCGAGCGCGGCGACCCGGCCACCCTCGACCTGATCGAGGCCGCGGTGGCCGACCTCTTCTCCTCCGAGCAGCTGGTCTCCGCCGCGCTCGCCGCCTTTACCCGGATGCGCAGTGTGGCCGCCATCGAGCGGGCCCGTATCTGGGCGCCGCGTACGGACCGGCTGGGCGCGGCCGCCGCCGCGGTGCTCGCCCGCCGCGGCGGGCTGCGCGACGCCGAGCCGGTGCTGGCCGCGCTGCGCAGGACCGTGCGCGAGGAGGGGCCGGACGCGGACGGCCTGTGGGAGCTGGTCGACGGCACCGGCCGCCTCGGCGTCGGCTGCGCCGCCCCCGTCCTGCGGCACATCTACCGCGAGACCTCCTCCTCCCACCTCCGCGGCCGGGCCGCCGGGGCGCTCGCCGCCACCGACCCCGGCTTCGCGGCCGGTTTCGCCGTCGAGTGCCTGTGGGACTGCGAGGAGACCACCAGAGAACTGGCCGCCCGGCACGCCGCCACCGGCGACGACCGGGTCGTCGAACAGCTGCGGCGCCTGGCCGCCGACCCGGCGGAGGAGGACGAGGTCCAAACGGCCGTCCGCAGCCGAATCGGACCCGAGGGGTCCTAGGCTCTTCCCACGTTTTCGGCTTTCCTGTCGTGGTGGCTTCTCGCCGTTGAGGCTCCGCTGCGCGGGGCGTGGGCTCGGGT
This genomic stretch from Streptomyces nigrescens harbors:
- a CDS encoding HEAT repeat domain-containing protein; the protein is MFDPDIAPSGTLLGLLQRGRGDGTLHALAAPRAEALAALNDSVLRDPRRDWQVENRSLYYARLYMQLDGGLEQIERHLFHPDDLVDTGEERTGLALAVLGHLAAYGRDAARLLLRSYAAAGSNWRWALDELALRDDDAGLMTLAPAVLARFPETEEGEAELAAAVRDAFEPRPWRLWAEDPRYRARLAAAGEQGSFDRWQRQLRPSGPRPGWSVTEVLEWAQQGLELEPVEQRHHAAARCLGAVAGPEDRPELLRAAHSAPDAARAAVLHHLAERGDPATLDLIEAAVADLFSSEQLVSAALAAFTRMRSVAAIERARIWAPRTDRLGAAAAAVLARRGGLRDAEPVLAALRRTVREEGPDADGLWELVDGTGRLGVGCAAPVLRHIYRETSSSHLRGRAAGALAATDPGFAAGFAVECLWDCEETTRELAARHAATGDDRVVEQLRRLAADPAEEDEVQTAVRSRIGPEGS